In a genomic window of Leucoraja erinacea ecotype New England chromosome 8, Leri_hhj_1, whole genome shotgun sequence:
- the LOC129699581 gene encoding ezrin-like isoform X1, which produces MPKPINVRVTTMDAELEFAIQPNTTGKQLFDQVVKTVGLREVWYFGLQYVDSKGYPNWLKLDKKVSQQDLKKENPVQFKFRAKFFPEDVSEELIQEITQKLFFLQVKENILSDEIYCPPETAVLLASYAVQAKFGDFSNDAHKAGYLTSDRLLPQRVVGQHKFSREQWEERIQIWHEEHRGMLKEDAMIEYLKIAQDLEMYGVNYFEIKNKKGTDLWLGVDALGLNIYEQNDKLTPKIGFPWSEIRNISFNDKKFVIKPIDKKAPDFVFYAPRLRINKRILQLCMGNHELYMRRRKPDTIEVQQMKAQAREEKHKRQLERAQLEQEKLKRETVEKEKEQIEWETRDLMLKLKHYEVQTKKAEQDLAEQTQRATQLDEERRRAQEEAERLEIERLEALQAKEELQRQAEHQMKNQEQLAAELSEYTAKIEELEDARRMKEEEAFEWQHRAQVVQDDLEKTKEELHMVLSTPPPPPPPPPPPLIVYEAQEEIEQHDVEENHNSGSVDHNSDSAELAYEGFLDHRIEEDRMTEVEKNERVQQQLMLLSSELAQARDDSKKTSNDIIHLENVRKGQDKYKTLRQIRRGNTKQRVDEFESM; this is translated from the exons ATTAATGTTCGTGTTACCACCATGGATGCTGAGCTGGAGtttgccattcagcccaacaccaCGGGCAAGCAGCTCTTCGACCAG GTGGTGAAGACTGTGGGACTGCGAGAGGTCTGGTATTTTGGGCTCCAGTACGTCGACAGCAAGGGATATCCAAACTGGCTGAAGCTGGATAAAAAG GTCTCCCAGCAGGACTTGAAGAAGGAAAACCCGGTCCAGTTCAAGTTCCGTGCCAAGTTCTTCCCCGAGGACGTGTCGGAGGAGCTGATCCAGGAGATCACCCAgaagctcttcttcctccaggtCAAGGAGAACATCCTGTCTGACGAGATCTACTGTCCCCCAGAAACTGCCGTGCTCCTGGCCTCCTACGCCGTGCAGGCTAAGTTTGGTGACTTCAGCAATGACGCGCACAAGGCTGGCTACCTCACCTCCGATCGTTTGCTCCCGCAGCG TGTGGTTGGGCAGCACAAATTCAGCCGGGAGCAGTGGGAGGAGAGGATCCAAATCTGGCACGAGGAACACCGCGGGATGTTGAA AGAGGATGCAATGATTGAGTACCTGAAGATCGCCCAGGATCTGGAGATGTATGGCGTcaattattttgaaattaaaaataagaagggGACAGACCTTTGGCTGGGAGTCGATGCCTTGGGTCTCAATATCTATGAGCAAAATGACAA ACTCACTCCCAAGATTGGTTTCCCTTGGAGCGAAATCCGTAACATTTCTTTCAACGACAAGAAGTTTGTCATCAAACCCATCGACAAGAAGGCTCCT gACTTTGTCTTCTATGCACCGCGGCTGCGGATAAACAAGCGCATCTTGCAGCTGTGCATGGGCAACCACGAGCTGTACATGAGGAGACGGAAGCCCGACACCATTGAGGTGCAGCAGATGAAGGCACAGGCTCGGGAGGAGAAGCACAAGCGGCAGCTGGAGAG GGCCCAGTTGGAGCAGGAGAAGCTGAAGAGGGAGACggtggagaaggagaaggaaCAGATAGAGTGGGAAACCCGGGACCTGATGCTGAAGCTGAAACATTACGAGGTCCAGACGAAGAAGGCCGAGCAGG ACCTGGCTGAACAGACGCAGAGAGCCACACAGCTGGATGAGGAGCGGCGGAGGGCCCAGGAGGAGGCTGAGAGGCTGGAGATTGAACGCCTGGAGGCCTTGCAAGCcaaggaggagctgcagagacagGCTGAGCACCAGATGAAGAACCAGGAACAGCTG GCGGCGGAGCTGTCCGAGTACACGGCCAAGATCGAGGAGCTGGAGGACGCTCGGAGGATGAAGGAGGAGGAGGCCTTCGAATGGCAGCACCGG gCCCAGGTGGTGCAGGATGACCTGGAGAAGACCAAGGAGGAGCTGCACATGGTGctgtccacccctcccccaccccctccccctccccctcccccactcatcgTCTACGAGGCGCAGGAAGAGATCGAGCAGCATGACGTTGAGGAGAATCACAACTCGGGCAGCGTGGACCACAACTCCGACAGCGCGGAGCTGGCGTACGAGGGCTTCCTGGACCACAGGATAGAGGAGGACCGAATGACCGAGGTGGAGAAGAacgagagggtgcagcagcaactgatG TTGCTGAGCTCGGAGCTTGCCCAGGCCCGGGACGATAGCAAGAAGACCTCCAACGATATCATCCACCTGGAAAACGTTCGGAAAGGCCAGGACAAGTACAAGACACTGCGGCAGATCCGGCGGGGGAACACCAAGCAGAGGGTGGATGAGTTTGAGTCAATGTAA
- the LOC129699581 gene encoding ezrin-like isoform X2, with the protein MLSWSLPFSPTPRASSSSTSVVGQHKFSREQWEERIQIWHEEHRGMLKEDAMIEYLKIAQDLEMYGVNYFEIKNKKGTDLWLGVDALGLNIYEQNDKLTPKIGFPWSEIRNISFNDKKFVIKPIDKKAPDFVFYAPRLRINKRILQLCMGNHELYMRRRKPDTIEVQQMKAQAREEKHKRQLERAQLEQEKLKRETVEKEKEQIEWETRDLMLKLKHYEVQTKKAEQDLAEQTQRATQLDEERRRAQEEAERLEIERLEALQAKEELQRQAEHQMKNQEQLAAELSEYTAKIEELEDARRMKEEEAFEWQHRAQVVQDDLEKTKEELHMVLSTPPPPPPPPPPPLIVYEAQEEIEQHDVEENHNSGSVDHNSDSAELAYEGFLDHRIEEDRMTEVEKNERVQQQLMLLSSELAQARDDSKKTSNDIIHLENVRKGQDKYKTLRQIRRGNTKQRVDEFESM; encoded by the exons ATGCTGAGCTGGAGtttgccattcagcccaacaccaCGGGCAAGCAGCTCTTCGACCAG TGTGGTTGGGCAGCACAAATTCAGCCGGGAGCAGTGGGAGGAGAGGATCCAAATCTGGCACGAGGAACACCGCGGGATGTTGAA AGAGGATGCAATGATTGAGTACCTGAAGATCGCCCAGGATCTGGAGATGTATGGCGTcaattattttgaaattaaaaataagaagggGACAGACCTTTGGCTGGGAGTCGATGCCTTGGGTCTCAATATCTATGAGCAAAATGACAA ACTCACTCCCAAGATTGGTTTCCCTTGGAGCGAAATCCGTAACATTTCTTTCAACGACAAGAAGTTTGTCATCAAACCCATCGACAAGAAGGCTCCT gACTTTGTCTTCTATGCACCGCGGCTGCGGATAAACAAGCGCATCTTGCAGCTGTGCATGGGCAACCACGAGCTGTACATGAGGAGACGGAAGCCCGACACCATTGAGGTGCAGCAGATGAAGGCACAGGCTCGGGAGGAGAAGCACAAGCGGCAGCTGGAGAG GGCCCAGTTGGAGCAGGAGAAGCTGAAGAGGGAGACggtggagaaggagaaggaaCAGATAGAGTGGGAAACCCGGGACCTGATGCTGAAGCTGAAACATTACGAGGTCCAGACGAAGAAGGCCGAGCAGG ACCTGGCTGAACAGACGCAGAGAGCCACACAGCTGGATGAGGAGCGGCGGAGGGCCCAGGAGGAGGCTGAGAGGCTGGAGATTGAACGCCTGGAGGCCTTGCAAGCcaaggaggagctgcagagacagGCTGAGCACCAGATGAAGAACCAGGAACAGCTG GCGGCGGAGCTGTCCGAGTACACGGCCAAGATCGAGGAGCTGGAGGACGCTCGGAGGATGAAGGAGGAGGAGGCCTTCGAATGGCAGCACCGG gCCCAGGTGGTGCAGGATGACCTGGAGAAGACCAAGGAGGAGCTGCACATGGTGctgtccacccctcccccaccccctccccctccccctcccccactcatcgTCTACGAGGCGCAGGAAGAGATCGAGCAGCATGACGTTGAGGAGAATCACAACTCGGGCAGCGTGGACCACAACTCCGACAGCGCGGAGCTGGCGTACGAGGGCTTCCTGGACCACAGGATAGAGGAGGACCGAATGACCGAGGTGGAGAAGAacgagagggtgcagcagcaactgatG TTGCTGAGCTCGGAGCTTGCCCAGGCCCGGGACGATAGCAAGAAGACCTCCAACGATATCATCCACCTGGAAAACGTTCGGAAAGGCCAGGACAAGTACAAGACACTGCGGCAGATCCGGCGGGGGAACACCAAGCAGAGGGTGGATGAGTTTGAGTCAATGTAA